Proteins encoded in a region of the Candidatus Binatia bacterium genome:
- a CDS encoding MlaD family protein has protein sequence MPERDPPPLPESKIVAKARARISAVWIVPAVAALVGAWVAATRILNQGPTISIVFRSAEGLEAGKTQIHYNGVPVGTLTTIALADDHKRVIAWAQMAPGTADLLAEDTRFWVVGPRISGANVTGLSTLISGAYIGMEIGKSPQRRREFVALDAPPVVTGETAGRFFKLKTRDLGSIDTGTPLFFRRLQVGQVASYVLDPDGQAITVRVFVQAPYDRYVNADTRFWQASGVDVSLTAGGIDIETQSLLSILVGGIAFETPATATTRSAAETDALFPLFDNRSDALKMTAQDPQTYVLVFTESVRGLVDGAPVEFRGIPIGEVVGVSGQVDARTFTFTAPVTIRIDLQRFGVRVIEPEANPDSGAMRRQLIDSLVAHGVRAQLQTGNLLTGALFVAFDFFPEAPPETVDWTHDPVELPTVPGQLAALETRIASIVRKLDGVPFDAIGEDVQGLLAKLDRVPYERLGNDVQRAVEELGRTLVSARSALDHADQLVKPESVLSQEVAVALQEVARAARGLRVLVDYLERHPEALLRGKSGEGRP, from the coding sequence ATGCCTGAGCGCGACCCGCCGCCGCTCCCGGAATCGAAGATCGTTGCGAAGGCACGTGCGCGGATCTCCGCCGTCTGGATCGTACCGGCTGTGGCTGCGTTGGTCGGCGCGTGGGTCGCGGCGACTCGCATCCTGAATCAGGGGCCCACGATCTCTATCGTTTTCAGGTCCGCCGAAGGCCTCGAGGCCGGCAAGACCCAGATCCATTACAATGGCGTACCGGTGGGGACGTTGACGACGATCGCCCTCGCGGACGATCACAAACGGGTCATCGCCTGGGCGCAGATGGCACCGGGAACGGCCGACTTGCTTGCCGAGGATACACGGTTCTGGGTCGTGGGCCCGCGCATTTCCGGAGCGAATGTGACCGGTTTGAGCACGCTGATTTCCGGCGCGTACATCGGCATGGAGATCGGTAAGTCACCGCAGAGGCGACGCGAGTTTGTCGCTCTGGACGCTCCGCCCGTCGTAACCGGGGAGACTGCCGGTCGTTTCTTCAAGCTGAAGACCCGTGACCTGGGGTCGATCGACACTGGGACGCCGCTGTTCTTCAGGCGCCTGCAGGTGGGACAGGTGGCGTCATACGTACTCGATCCGGACGGCCAGGCCATCACCGTCCGGGTCTTCGTGCAAGCGCCGTACGACCGGTACGTCAATGCCGACACGCGCTTCTGGCAAGCCAGCGGTGTCGACGTGTCACTGACCGCAGGCGGGATCGACATAGAGACGCAATCGCTGCTGTCCATTCTGGTCGGCGGGATCGCGTTCGAAACGCCTGCCACCGCGACGACGAGATCGGCGGCGGAGACCGATGCCCTCTTTCCTCTCTTCGACAACCGCAGCGATGCTCTTAAGATGACCGCTCAGGACCCACAGACGTACGTACTGGTGTTCACGGAGTCGGTGCGTGGGCTTGTCGATGGGGCGCCCGTGGAGTTTCGTGGCATTCCCATCGGCGAAGTGGTCGGTGTCAGCGGACAGGTCGATGCCCGGACGTTCACGTTCACCGCCCCGGTAACAATCCGGATCGACCTGCAGCGCTTTGGCGTCAGGGTGATCGAACCGGAGGCGAACCCCGATTCCGGAGCGATGCGGCGGCAGTTGATCGACTCTTTGGTGGCGCACGGGGTACGGGCGCAGCTCCAGACGGGGAACCTGCTAACTGGAGCGTTATTTGTGGCCTTCGATTTCTTTCCCGAAGCCCCTCCCGAGACCGTGGATTGGACGCACGATCCGGTTGAGCTGCCGACGGTGCCGGGTCAGCTTGCGGCGCTGGAAACCCGCATTGCCAGCATCGTTCGAAAGCTCGACGGCGTACCTTTCGATGCCATTGGCGAAGATGTGCAGGGACTGCTGGCGAAGCTCGATCGGGTTCCTTACGAGCGACTTGGCAACGACGTGCAACGTGCCGTCGAGGAACTTGGCCGCACGCTGGTTAGCGCCCGCAGCGCCCTCGATCACGCCGACCAGCTCGTCAAGCCCGAGTCGGTGCTGAGTCAGGAGGTCGCTGTCGCGTTGCAGGAAGTCGCTCGTGCCGCTCGCGGTCTGCGCGTGCTGGTTGACTATCTTGAGCGGCACCCGGAAGCGTTGTTGCGCGGCAAGTCGGGAGAGGGTCGGCCATGA
- a CDS encoding PqiC family protein has protein sequence MTPPFFRMLAILASASSLCGCGASAPSRFYTLSATARADGTPATACAVLVGPVTIPAAVDRPQFVVQIAPNRVDIDEFNRWVAPLADAISRTVAADLATLLGTPDVAAWPLANFAPAYRVTIDVQRFESLRLQAAVLDAVWTVQRATDGSTRVGRTATREPVGDDSFDALAAAHSRALATMSADIAAAIRADAAAR, from the coding sequence ATGACGCCGCCGTTCTTCCGTATGCTCGCGATCCTGGCTTCGGCGTCGTCGCTGTGTGGCTGCGGAGCGTCGGCGCCTTCCCGTTTCTACACGTTGTCGGCCACGGCGCGGGCCGATGGCACGCCGGCGACCGCATGTGCGGTGTTGGTCGGGCCGGTGACGATTCCGGCGGCCGTCGATCGACCGCAGTTTGTGGTGCAGATCGCGCCGAACCGTGTCGACATCGACGAGTTCAATCGTTGGGTGGCGCCTCTGGCCGACGCTATTTCGCGGACCGTTGCCGCCGATCTTGCGACGTTGCTCGGGACGCCCGACGTGGCGGCCTGGCCGCTGGCGAACTTCGCTCCCGCGTATCGTGTGACGATCGATGTGCAGCGCTTCGAGTCGCTACGACTGCAGGCGGCCGTGCTGGATGCGGTGTGGACCGTGCAGCGGGCGACCGACGGGTCGACGCGGGTCGGGCGCACCGCCACCCGCGAGCCGGTTGGCGACGACTCCTTCGATGCGCTGGCGGCGGCCCACAGTCGGGCGTTGGCGACGATGAGCGCCGACATAGCTGCGGCCATTCGCGCCGACGCCGCGGCGCGGTAG
- a CDS encoding acyl-CoA dehydrogenase family protein: MRRDIFTEEHEQFRSQFRRFAEAEVMPKIPEWNLRGMSDRETWRRAGAAGFLGANQPAEYGGAGGDFLYDAVIIEEMTWIRAHAMMISLHSDICMPYLVAYGNVEQKRKYLPGAIAGDILLGIAMTEPGTGSDLANVQTRALRRGDHYILNGSKTFISNGQIGDLFIVVAKTDPDANPPHQGISLILVEAGTPGFVKGRKLDKLGLRGQDTSELSFEDCAVPVRNLLGAEGQGFRMLMEKLQQERLSIAVASITSCRRALADTIDYTKQRKAFGQSVAAFQNTQFKLAEYATECEIGQAFVDKLLVAHVRGEDIVKEVSMAKWWTTDLQKRLTSDCVQLHGGYGFMLEYPIAMDYADAAVQSIYAGTNEIMKVIIARRLGLT; encoded by the coding sequence ATGCGACGCGATATCTTCACCGAAGAACACGAGCAGTTTCGTAGCCAGTTCCGGCGCTTTGCGGAGGCGGAGGTAATGCCCAAGATCCCCGAGTGGAACCTCCGCGGTATGAGCGACCGCGAAACCTGGCGGCGAGCCGGGGCGGCAGGTTTCCTTGGTGCGAACCAGCCCGCCGAGTACGGCGGTGCCGGCGGGGACTTCCTTTACGATGCCGTCATTATCGAGGAGATGACGTGGATCCGAGCGCACGCCATGATGATCTCGCTGCACTCGGACATCTGCATGCCCTACCTGGTTGCGTACGGCAACGTCGAACAGAAACGGAAGTACCTCCCGGGGGCGATCGCCGGCGATATCCTCCTCGGCATCGCCATGACCGAACCCGGCACCGGCTCCGACCTGGCGAATGTGCAAACGCGCGCCCTCCGGCGCGGCGATCACTACATCCTCAACGGTTCCAAGACATTCATCTCCAACGGTCAGATCGGCGACCTGTTCATCGTCGTCGCCAAGACCGATCCCGACGCCAACCCGCCCCACCAGGGCATTAGCTTGATTCTGGTCGAGGCGGGTACACCCGGGTTCGTCAAGGGAAGGAAGTTGGACAAGCTCGGCCTGCGCGGTCAGGACACCAGCGAACTGTCGTTCGAGGACTGCGCGGTGCCGGTACGCAACCTTCTCGGTGCGGAGGGGCAGGGCTTCCGCATGCTCATGGAGAAACTCCAACAGGAGCGGCTGTCGATCGCCGTGGCGTCGATAACCTCGTGCCGGCGGGCCCTTGCCGACACCATCGATTACACCAAACAGCGTAAGGCTTTCGGCCAGTCCGTCGCCGCCTTCCAGAACACGCAGTTCAAGCTTGCCGAGTACGCCACCGAGTGCGAGATCGGTCAGGCGTTTGTCGACAAGCTGCTCGTCGCCCACGTGCGCGGCGAGGATATCGTCAAGGAAGTGAGCATGGCGAAGTGGTGGACGACCGATCTCCAGAAGCGATTGACCAGCGACTGCGTGCAGCTCCACGGTGGCTATGGGTTCATGCTGGAGTATCCCATCGCCATGGATTACGCGGATGCGGCCGTGCAGAGCATCTATGCCGGCACGAACGAGATCATGAAGGTTATCATTGCGCGCCGGTTGGGGCTGACCTAG
- a CDS encoding universal stress protein, whose protein sequence is MFEYFTRILVTTDFSEAGNHAVDHAFRIAADQEAEVLLCHVFEALVVPNPMYAQYYPSDVLGPDARERAEIDARNALIECVPKTGPLAGVRYRTVVAHGMPAEEIIRVAEQEGVDLVVIATKGRTGLRHLLLGSVAERVVRHAHCPVLVVR, encoded by the coding sequence ATGTTCGAATACTTCACCCGGATACTCGTGACCACCGACTTCTCCGAGGCGGGAAACCATGCCGTTGACCACGCCTTTCGCATCGCTGCCGATCAGGAGGCCGAAGTCTTGCTCTGTCACGTCTTCGAAGCCCTGGTTGTGCCCAATCCTATGTATGCGCAGTACTATCCCAGCGATGTGCTCGGGCCCGATGCACGGGAGCGGGCCGAGATCGACGCTCGCAACGCCTTGATCGAATGTGTGCCGAAGACCGGACCGCTCGCCGGTGTGCGCTACCGTACCGTGGTCGCCCATGGCATGCCGGCGGAGGAGATAATCCGAGTTGCCGAACAGGAAGGGGTCGATCTGGTCGTGATTGCCACCAAGGGTAGAACCGGCTTGCGCCACCTCCTGTTGGGCAGCGTCGCCGAACGGGTCGTGCGCCACGCCCATTGCCCGGTGTTGGTGGTGCGCTAG
- a CDS encoding class I SAM-dependent methyltransferase: MEIGPVLDKFIALTPETYSYLVAHRSDRDPLLAELAEETAALGNISLMQVAPEQGAFMALLARAIGARHAIEVGTFTGYSALCLARALPDDGRLLCCDISEEWTSIGRRFWERADVAHKIDLRLGPALETLRGLPPTEQFDLAFVDADKPGYSDYFEEILLRLRPNGLVLFDNVLWMGEVANPYAQDADTLALRTLNDGLAVDPRVESVMVPIADGLTIVRKRRAGEGSER; the protein is encoded by the coding sequence ATGGAGATCGGACCCGTGCTCGACAAGTTCATCGCTTTGACGCCGGAGACGTACAGTTATCTCGTTGCGCACCGCAGCGATCGGGACCCTTTGCTTGCCGAACTGGCTGAGGAAACTGCGGCTCTCGGGAACATCAGTCTGATGCAGGTCGCACCGGAGCAGGGAGCATTCATGGCTCTGCTGGCACGAGCGATCGGCGCGCGACACGCGATCGAGGTCGGCACTTTCACCGGTTACAGCGCCCTGTGTCTGGCACGGGCATTGCCCGACGACGGGCGCCTTCTGTGCTGCGATATCAGCGAGGAATGGACATCGATCGGCCGGCGCTTCTGGGAGCGGGCCGATGTCGCTCACAAGATCGATCTCCGACTTGGTCCTGCCCTGGAAACCCTGCGCGGGTTGCCGCCGACGGAGCAATTCGACCTTGCATTTGTCGATGCCGACAAGCCCGGCTACTCCGACTACTTCGAGGAGATTCTGCTGCGCCTGCGCCCGAATGGCCTGGTCCTGTTCGATAACGTGCTGTGGATGGGCGAGGTTGCCAACCCCTACGCGCAGGACGCGGATACGCTTGCCCTGCGAACCCTCAACGATGGTCTTGCCGTCGATCCGCGGGTCGAAAGCGTGATGGTTCCTATTGCCGACGGCCTCACGATCGTGCGTAAGCGCCGCGCGGGCGAGGGTTCCGAACGGTAG
- a CDS encoding acetate/propionate family kinase, giving the protein MSETILVVNAGSSSIKFALFDVGTSGRLAPGAHGQVEGIGTAPRLTVGTGGSASIDRPCPKAATHQGALDEIRHWLGEHLRGGVVRAVGHRIVHGGQEFATPVRIDAAVLAALEQLIPLAPLHQPHNLAVIRAVAESMPEVAQVACFDTAFHRSQPPVAQACALPRQITDMGVRRYGFHGLSYEYIASALPTLAPEVGDGRVVVAHLGNGASMCAMRDGRSVATTMGFTALDGLVMGTRCGALDPGVLLYLMDQRGMDARALERLLYHEAGLLGVSGISSDMRTLLASGEARAAAAVDLFVYRISRELGSLVAALGGVDALVFTGGIGENAATIRARVCTDAAWLGLALDRAANEAGGPCISRSPAPPSAWVVRTDENLMIARHTQRVLTASAAPLSAPRR; this is encoded by the coding sequence ATGTCAGAAACGATTCTCGTAGTTAACGCCGGCTCTTCGAGCATCAAGTTCGCCCTGTTCGACGTCGGCACAAGCGGCAGACTGGCGCCCGGGGCGCACGGCCAGGTCGAGGGTATCGGCACCGCGCCGCGGCTGACGGTCGGCACCGGCGGATCGGCGAGCATCGACCGGCCATGCCCGAAGGCCGCGACGCACCAGGGTGCGCTCGACGAGATCCGGCACTGGCTCGGCGAGCACTTGAGGGGCGGTGTCGTTCGGGCCGTGGGCCATCGTATCGTACACGGTGGCCAGGAGTTCGCCACCCCGGTGCGGATCGATGCGGCAGTGCTCGCCGCGCTCGAACAACTGATCCCCCTCGCACCGCTGCACCAACCGCACAACCTTGCCGTCATCCGGGCGGTGGCTGAGTCGATGCCCGAGGTGGCGCAGGTGGCCTGCTTCGACACTGCCTTTCACCGCTCGCAGCCGCCGGTTGCGCAAGCCTGCGCGCTGCCGCGGCAGATCACGGATATGGGGGTGCGGCGTTACGGCTTCCACGGCCTCTCGTACGAGTACATCGCCTCGGCCTTGCCGACCCTCGCTCCGGAAGTCGGCGACGGCCGAGTCGTCGTCGCCCATCTCGGTAACGGCGCCAGCATGTGTGCCATGCGGGACGGCCGAAGCGTCGCGACCACGATGGGGTTCACTGCCCTCGACGGCCTGGTGATGGGTACCCGCTGCGGGGCCCTCGACCCCGGGGTGCTACTCTACCTGATGGACCAGCGAGGGATGGACGCCCGTGCGTTGGAACGGTTGCTGTACCACGAGGCGGGTTTGCTGGGCGTCTCCGGCATCTCGAGCGACATGCGAACGTTACTCGCCAGTGGCGAGGCGCGCGCCGCGGCTGCCGTCGACCTCTTCGTGTACCGGATCTCGCGCGAGCTGGGCTCCCTGGTAGCCGCCCTCGGCGGTGTCGACGCACTGGTGTTCACCGGCGGCATCGGCGAGAACGCCGCCACAATTCGCGCCCGGGTGTGCACCGACGCCGCATGGCTGGGTCTGGCCCTCGATCGCGCCGCCAACGAGGCCGGCGGCCCATGCATCTCCCGCTCGCCCGCACCGCCATCCGCCTGGGTAGTGCGAACCGACGAAAACCTCATGATCGCCCGCCATACGCAGCGCGTTCTGACGGCTTCCGCCGCACCGCTTTCAGCGCCACGGCGGTAA
- a CDS encoding lytic transglycosylase domain-containing protein, with the protein MRQTCCGLATILVCALAAAQTERQVQVPLRLDHAFVQQALVQQVYGGKPGKAEVWNDGKDCAYVRLWDPVVSSAGDRLRVVTRGEGRLGTAVGGLCLSPITWDGFLELIEVPSVGPDGDAIRFAIADSHVYDLQWKKPLMTGRLWDLVKDRVHPRFAAVSIDIGGPLRDLRELLPFWVAGRDTLQVRRMLESVRVSAVAVTDAGLGATLAFEVAAPPATSPAPAEPTLTPEELRRWDDALQRWDAFLTFVIKVFGRDRAAPDLHAALRTTLIEGRYEIVEVLAPTTPEAYDPTPALFLKTWERLAPVLRNAAATQPGSVGLRYISFITAADALVALHELGPGMGIEISGDGLRRMARILAPTADEDPLAYSTEVDPELRDLFGFGAPLPPPDVPPDAVESQSWWRQWWLTRPALAGEAPPPASVSGWLPTTDRIDDYLRAVRQVLDDATAATLDRQPLGESYLDLYRRLVLATAWQESCWRQFVRSGGQATYIRSPVGAVGLMQINERVWRGLYDIRGLRWDIRYNARAGTEILQHYLRDYAIARGEHERPGGHDNLARATYAVYNGGPGHLARYRKPQTSRQLRHIDRVFWEKFSAVSEGRESEVRRCFVGA; encoded by the coding sequence GTGCGGCAGACGTGCTGTGGCCTCGCGACGATTCTGGTGTGTGCCCTCGCCGCGGCGCAGACGGAGCGGCAGGTGCAGGTCCCTCTGCGACTGGACCACGCTTTCGTGCAGCAGGCGCTCGTGCAACAGGTCTATGGGGGGAAGCCCGGCAAAGCAGAGGTTTGGAATGACGGCAAGGACTGCGCTTACGTGCGCCTCTGGGACCCAGTGGTCAGCAGCGCCGGCGATCGGCTGCGCGTCGTAACGCGCGGCGAGGGGCGACTCGGAACCGCCGTCGGCGGCCTGTGCCTGTCGCCGATCACGTGGGACGGATTCTTGGAGCTGATCGAGGTCCCCAGCGTCGGTCCCGATGGCGATGCCATCAGGTTCGCGATCGCCGACTCGCACGTCTACGACTTGCAGTGGAAGAAGCCTCTGATGACCGGACGGCTATGGGACCTCGTCAAGGATCGCGTGCACCCGAGGTTTGCCGCCGTCAGTATCGACATTGGGGGGCCTTTGCGCGACCTGCGCGAGCTACTTCCGTTCTGGGTCGCCGGCAGGGACACCCTGCAGGTGCGACGGATGCTCGAGTCCGTACGCGTCAGCGCCGTCGCGGTGACCGACGCCGGCCTCGGCGCGACGCTCGCCTTTGAAGTTGCGGCACCGCCGGCAACCAGCCCTGCGCCCGCAGAACCCACGCTGACCCCGGAAGAACTGCGGCGCTGGGACGACGCCCTGCAGCGCTGGGACGCGTTTCTGACCTTCGTCATCAAGGTATTCGGCCGGGACCGCGCGGCACCCGATCTCCATGCGGCCTTGCGAACGACATTGATCGAGGGCCGCTACGAGATCGTCGAAGTCCTCGCTCCGACGACTCCAGAGGCGTACGATCCGACGCCGGCTTTGTTCCTGAAGACCTGGGAGCGGCTCGCCCCGGTGTTGCGCAACGCCGCCGCGACGCAGCCGGGATCAGTGGGGCTGCGCTACATCAGCTTCATAACCGCAGCGGATGCTCTGGTGGCGCTGCACGAGCTCGGTCCGGGGATGGGGATCGAGATCTCCGGCGACGGCCTGCGGCGTATGGCTCGCATCCTCGCTCCGACTGCGGACGAAGACCCTTTGGCGTACTCCACCGAAGTCGACCCGGAGTTGCGCGACCTGTTCGGCTTCGGTGCACCGTTGCCGCCTCCCGACGTCCCTCCCGACGCCGTCGAATCGCAATCCTGGTGGCGACAGTGGTGGCTCACGCGACCGGCATTGGCCGGCGAGGCGCCGCCGCCCGCAAGCGTATCCGGATGGCTGCCCACGACCGACCGCATCGACGATTACTTGCGAGCGGTACGCCAGGTACTCGACGACGCCACGGCCGCAACCCTCGATCGCCAGCCCCTCGGCGAGTCCTACCTCGATCTGTACCGCCGACTGGTGCTGGCGACGGCGTGGCAGGAAAGCTGCTGGCGCCAGTTCGTACGCAGCGGCGGGCAGGCAACTTACATCCGCTCACCGGTCGGTGCCGTGGGTTTGATGCAAATCAACGAGCGGGTCTGGCGCGGTTTGTACGATATTCGCGGCCTGCGCTGGGACATCCGGTACAACGCCCGCGCCGGGACCGAGATTCTGCAGCACTACCTGCGCGACTACGCCATCGCCCGCGGCGAGCACGAACGCCCCGGCGGTCATGACAACCTGGCCCGTGCCACCTACGCCGTGTACAACGGCGGTCCCGGACATCTGGCTCGGTACCGCAAGCCGCAGACATCCCGCCAGTTGCGTCACATCGATCGCGTGTTCTGGGAGAAGTTCAGCGCCGTAAGCGAGGGACGGGAGTCCGAAGTGAGGCGGTGTTTCGTGGGGGCCTGA